Proteins co-encoded in one Halorussus vallis genomic window:
- a CDS encoding DUF7344 domain-containing protein translates to MSGISTSPTDDTGPSASALDFETRFDLLSSSIRRRIVVLLDESGTLAREELTANLAPSSEDSETDVGAENETAGTRRVRISLEYNHLPRLAEAGVVEYDDETVTATPQLASLAEALKGTATAGANAGVEPAGKSADD, encoded by the coding sequence ATGTCCGGAATCAGCACCTCTCCGACCGACGACACGGGTCCCTCCGCTTCCGCGCTCGACTTCGAGACGCGGTTCGACCTGCTGAGCAGTTCTATCCGCCGCCGGATCGTGGTCCTGCTCGACGAGTCCGGGACGCTCGCCCGCGAGGAGTTGACGGCGAACCTCGCGCCGAGTTCCGAGGACTCGGAAACCGACGTCGGGGCGGAGAACGAAACCGCGGGGACGCGGCGGGTACGCATCTCGCTCGAGTACAACCACCTCCCGCGATTGGCCGAGGCCGGCGTCGTCGAGTACGACGACGAAACCGTGACCGCCACGCCTCAGCTCGCGTCGCTCGCCGAGGCGCTGAAGGGCACCGCGACGGCCGGCGCGAACGCCGGCGTCGAACCGGCCGGCAAATCGGCCGACGACTGA